The DNA region GTTAGCAGATTAATCAATAAGATGTATGTAATACTGTTGAAGACTTACCATTGTCTTTTATTGCTTTCATGAAATCTTTAAACAGGTCGTCCGCCTGAGACTTCACGTCAAACTCATGAGTAGGTTCGTTTAGTGCcattctctatttttatttttatttttttgaagtcTATGTTATGTGTGGGTTTGATAATAACCTTCTCAGTATAATGAATGTGGTTATATAGAAAGACAGAGGTTTATGACAGttacattaaataaaatcaCCTAACGCCACCCATCTAACTTTTTCACTCTGTAGAATCTTTTAAAACCTACAGCTTCAGTATTTGAATTGCAGACCACATTGATTTGCAGACTAATGTGGTACATGGGAGTAAATAAAATTTGCAGACCACATTGATTTCAACAGCCTAATTTGTGTATCGATTAACTCAATCTAGCAAGTGCTttacttaaattattttgttttgagatacatttttagaaatatatgatCACTAGTAAAATTCTTCTTAAATGACTCTTGCTCTATGAGCTTCATGTTACACAAAACGcgttatattattttgtctttttatagtATACGATTATCAACCCATGTGAACTTTATGAACTTAGAATATTTGTGAATAACCAAATTATTTTATCGGCTTAGTTTAGCTATTAACTTAAACCATAAGCAATTAATTTACATTTCTTCtgctaagaagaaaaaacaaaatactttctacatatataaaaaaagtaatatcTTTGGTGAGGTGAAAAAACCTTTAATATGCATTTGACTGTATGGTCAACTTTTTAAACTTTtcccttgattttgatttgcCATTTTTCTTATGTCACAGagattcttttatttcttatgtttggtattttttcatttattaacaaaactaaCCAGAATGGCCAAGTCAAGAGTTGTTTTACccatttgatttttattgtatgTAATGGAGAATTGCATATCGCACATATCTCAGTTAGCCATTTGATAAAACGTGGATTAACTGAACCCTTTTATTAGAATCGTCAATATAacgaaaataatattatttatttatttatgcatGGCTTTGATGAGAAGTcaattaattagggttttgttttcaaaaaaaaaaaattattgagattttaTGCAATGGTTAAGAGTTACCGTTATCTTCAACAGGGTGATTCGAGATCCCGAGgaattttttatagaaattgtCCACCGGAGACTCAACGTCATATCTCTAGTTACAGCACCACCCAGTGCCATCCCGAAGTTTGGGTTGGATTCAGATATACCTAAATAacttattttaaagaaaatgtgAGTCatgtgaatataaaaaaatgtgaatgtgATGAAGTTATAATGGatttacaatttaatttttaatttatctagatattttattaaaataataaattttcaacACACgaagaaaaaacccaaaatacaTTGCTTTTGATATTAAAATGATAAACTTAATTTTCATAACAAGAGTAAAAAAGTTATCGATTATATATGAATgtctattaataataataaagttttgatAGTCTCTTTGAATTAAAGTAGCTACTGAAAGAGTATGTCTGATTGGCTAGAAACCTTTTGGTCCGCAAAACATTGTAGGTAAATCTATATGTGACTATCTATCTTGGTCCAAAAGAATTTGTAAATGGTTATGACTGTCTAAGGTTGTCTACTGTTTTTCTTCATGGAGATTCTTAATCGtgagtatattttatatttcaattctttttttgataattcttttctttaaacaaacTAACACAACCAAATTGGATAGTTAATTCTATATGCGTTCTCTGTCCTTGTGCTTTTAAAGTAGTGGTGGCGAATCGGATTTTCGTACTAAAACAATGAATTGTTACATAATCCGTAGCAATATAATCAAACATGGATAAACTTAATTAACCATAATATTAAAAATCGTCGCCATAACAATAATATGCATGCAAATCGATACtcgatatattatatattatgtattttaaagCTTTATTATGAGTAAATACATGCGAAATGCCCAACCATTATTAACCATGACTAGTCCATATACCGCAATAAGCGTACGTAGAGATATAGATAGCTATATAAACGGGGTTCTACCCTGTTAACACTTAATTAAGATAATTCTAATTAATAGTTTCAAGAAGATACGCATCCATCTCTGTAAAGAAATCAACAAACGTGTTCACGATGGATTTTGGATCTTCGATGTTAGAGCTGATCTTCTCGTACTTTACAGTGAATATCCCACGGCTACGGTTATTGTCTTCCACATGAATGATGGTCATGGTTCCTTCGAGCTTCTTGTACCCATCCAGGTTTTGCCACGTGGACACGCTATGGCTGACATTTCCTTCGAGCGACTCGTACCACTCCGAGACTTGAAAGCCCTCGATTCTAAAcgtagtttttttcttctcggaAGGTAAAGCCTCAATCTCCTCCGTGACTATCGTGAAACATAGAAACTAGAGTTTTAATCAAGAAATACATGATATGAATCAATGAGATGTGTACATATAAGTAATGGAGAAGATCGTTACCATTGCCTTTAGGGAGATCTAGTATGTTGATGCATGTTTGAAAGAATTCGTTCGCCGGAGACTTTATGTAAAAATCAGTAGACAAATATCCATTTAGTGTCATTATCCCTGTCTcgctcttctttgttttcttatgggGTATATGTTGTGTGGGTTTGATAAGAATCTTCTCAACGAAggtgtttatatagaaaaaaaaatctgaaaattacACTAATTATTTTTACCTAAACCCACCATATAACATTTTTACCATATcgattttttacaaaatttaaccaTAAGCTTAACAGACATGTGACAgctataaacatatatacaatcAGCTTAATTGATTTACCCAATTATTTAGTTAATATTGTATATGGGAGCTTTCATCTACCTAGTTGATGCCTTGTAAACGAACTTTTAAAAAGTggatggaaaagaaaaatggagatttttgaaaaatatcaacttttttaatttttcctttagtttttttttaaaattaaaaatagttttacatgcaaaattttaaaagactaatgaaatgagaaaaaaaactaatgaaataaaattaaaataaataacaaaaaataattataaacacaaattaaaaattaaatagaaatttataaaggTTCCTCAAAAGTTTACGAAGAGTAACCAAAATAATTACGGTGTGAGTCTAAACAAATGTGATTGCTTCGTTGGATATGAGACTTAATTTGTGTTCATCAAGCTGTTTTTAAGTCAGAAAAGACAATGCTTGAGTGTGCGGTGAGTAACAGACTCGTTAGTCATTTTATACTTTATTACTCACTAATTGGTATTTGTTCATAATGTAATAAAGTATATTCATTATGTACAATGCTTGAATCTGACTAAAGAGTCTGTTAACGAGTATATTCA from Camelina sativa cultivar DH55 chromosome 3, Cs, whole genome shotgun sequence includes:
- the LOC104776523 gene encoding uncharacterized protein At1g24010-like — translated: MTLNGYLSTDFYIKSPANEFFQTCINILDLPKGNVTEEIEALPSEKKKTTFRIEGFQVSEWYESLEGNVSHSVSTWQNLDGYKKLEGTMTIIHVEDNNRSRGIFTVKYEKISSNIEDPKSIVNTFVDFFTEMDAYLLETIN